A genome region from Pleurocapsa minor HA4230-MV1 includes the following:
- a CDS encoding SDR family oxidoreductase: MKVLVTGTEGYLGSLLAPILIEQGYEVLGVDTGFYKIGWLYNGTELTAKTLNKDLRQLTAEDLKGIDAVVHMAELSNDPVGQLAPNITYEINHKGSVYLANLAKAAGVRRFVYMSSCSVYGVATEGDITEDSPVNPQTIYAICKTLVEKDIKLMADESFSPTFMRNATAFGTSPRMRFDIVLNNLAGYAWTTKEIKMTSDGTPWRPLVHALDICKAIVCVLESPRDLVHNQIFNVGDTAYNYQVKEIAEIVAEVFRGCKLSFGDNGSDNRSYRVSFEKINQTLPGFKCEWDAKRGAKQLFDLFTQIDMSEETFFFQGFTRLKQLEYLIRTQQIDRDFFWTRKPSSYGDR, encoded by the coding sequence ATGAAAGTGTTAGTTACTGGAACTGAAGGATATCTCGGATCGCTCCTAGCTCCAATTCTGATCGAGCAAGGATATGAAGTCCTGGGGGTAGATACTGGCTTCTATAAAATAGGCTGGTTGTACAACGGCACCGAACTGACTGCCAAAACGCTGAATAAGGATCTCCGCCAACTCACGGCGGAAGACCTCAAAGGAATTGATGCAGTCGTGCATATGGCTGAACTTTCCAACGATCCTGTCGGACAGCTAGCCCCTAATATTACCTACGAGATCAATCACAAAGGCTCAGTTTACTTAGCAAATCTGGCAAAAGCAGCAGGCGTGCGTCGGTTTGTTTATATGTCATCCTGTAGTGTTTATGGTGTCGCCACTGAAGGAGATATTACTGAAGATTCTCCAGTAAATCCCCAAACCATTTATGCCATTTGTAAAACCTTGGTAGAAAAGGATATTAAGTTGATGGCGGATGAGAGTTTTTCGCCAACTTTTATGCGGAATGCAACTGCTTTTGGCACTTCTCCGAGAATGCGTTTTGACATTGTTTTAAACAATCTGGCGGGATATGCCTGGACGACTAAGGAAATCAAGATGACTAGCGACGGTACTCCTTGGCGTCCATTAGTTCACGCATTAGATATTTGCAAAGCAATTGTTTGCGTACTCGAATCGCCACGCGATCTAGTTCACAATCAGATTTTTAATGTGGGGGACACAGCTTACAACTATCAAGTTAAAGAGATTGCGGAAATCGTAGCTGAGGTATTCAGAGGATGTAAACTTAGTTTCGGCGATAACGGCTCGGATAATCGCAGTTATCGCGTTTCCTTTGAGAAAATCAACCAAACTTTACCTGGGTTTAAGTGCGAATGGGATGCTAAACGCGGGGCAAAACAACTATTCGATCTGTTTACTCAAATTGATATGTCTGAAGAAACCTTCTTTTTCCAAGGGTTTACGCGTTTAAAACAATTAGAATATTTGATTCGCACTCAGCAAATCGATCGCGATTTCTTTTGGACTAGAAAGCCATCATCTTATGGCGATCGCTAA
- a CDS encoding insulinase family protein — protein MSSNSTLAIPNLYRSVLANGITLIVVENQAADIISGRFFFKGAGSIIETPEQAGLANLVSAVITKGTENLSALEIAEKVESIGASLGTDASTDYFSLSLKTVSADFPSMLQLLGEIMRSPIFPESEVELERKLTLQSIRSQKEQPFNVAFNQLRQQMYPQHPYGISVLGTEASVSSLTCNQLQQYHQTYFRPDNLVISLSGRITQTQGQDLIAGAFGDWKNPDRPLPISQLQSPMLNPSQQEIIQDTQQSIVMLGYLGTKVNLDDYPVLKLINTYLGSGLSSRLFVELREKRGLAYDVSAFFPTRLDTAPFITYMGTAPSNTEIAIEGLSTEVARLTKEILSVEEIQGAKNKLLGQYALGKQTNSEIAQTYGWYESLGLGVEFDRTFQAAIEPITPEQVQEVANKYLSQPYISIVKPEWKQ, from the coding sequence ATGTCTTCCAATTCCACTTTAGCTATTCCTAACTTATATCGCTCAGTATTAGCCAATGGCATTACCCTTATAGTTGTCGAGAACCAAGCAGCAGATATCATTTCAGGTCGATTTTTTTTCAAAGGTGCAGGCTCAATTATTGAAACCCCAGAGCAAGCGGGATTAGCTAATTTAGTCTCAGCAGTAATCACTAAAGGCACGGAGAATTTATCAGCTTTAGAAATTGCCGAAAAAGTCGAGTCGATTGGAGCTAGTTTGGGGACAGATGCTTCAACAGACTATTTTTCTCTGAGTTTAAAAACTGTATCGGCAGATTTCCCGTCAATGTTACAGCTTTTGGGAGAGATTATGCGATCGCCAATTTTTCCCGAATCAGAAGTAGAATTAGAGCGCAAGCTAACCCTACAGAGTATTCGCTCTCAAAAAGAACAGCCGTTTAATGTCGCTTTTAATCAACTCCGTCAGCAGATGTATCCCCAACATCCCTATGGGATCTCGGTATTAGGTACAGAAGCGAGCGTTAGTAGTTTAACCTGCAACCAGCTACAGCAATATCATCAAACTTATTTCCGCCCCGATAATTTAGTCATCAGCCTATCAGGAAGGATTACTCAAACGCAAGGGCAAGATTTAATTGCTGGAGCCTTTGGCGACTGGAAAAACCCAGATCGACCTTTACCAATTTCTCAGCTACAGTCACCGATGCTTAATCCCTCGCAACAAGAAATTATTCAAGACACCCAACAATCAATCGTGATGCTGGGTTATTTAGGCACGAAAGTAAATCTTGATGATTACCCTGTTTTAAAATTAATTAATACTTATCTAGGCAGTGGACTTTCCAGCCGTTTGTTTGTGGAACTACGAGAAAAAAGGGGTCTAGCCTATGATGTTTCGGCATTTTTCCCAACTCGTTTAGATACAGCGCCGTTTATTACTTACATGGGAACAGCGCCAAGCAATACGGAAATTGCCATTGAAGGTTTGAGTACCGAAGTCGCCAGACTCACTAAAGAAATTTTAAGCGTTGAGGAAATTCAAGGGGCTAAAAATAAACTATTAGGACAATATGCTTTAGGAAAACAAACCAATAGCGAGATTGCTCAAACCTATGGTTGGTATGAATCTCTTGGACTAGGAGTCGAGTTTGATCGTACTTTTCAAGCCGCAATTGAGCCTATTACTCCCGAACAAGTGCAGGAAGTAGCTAATAAATATCTAAGTCAACCTTATATCTCGATTGTTAAACCCGAATGGAAACAGTAA
- a CDS encoding cation:proton antiporter has product MESISETIREPIFTFALLLAIILVVPPIFEKIKLPGLVGLLAAGVLFGSSGLGLLDSKSETMILLADIGKIYLMFVAGLEIDLEQFRRTKNRSLTFGFATFAVPLIGGILVGRVFGFSWNTAVLIGSLLASHTLLAYPIVRRLGVVNNEAVTVTIGATIFTDIGALLVLAICLGVNQGDFSAVDLGILLGSLALYTLVVLFGLDRLGREFFRRSKNDQSNQFLFILLSLFVASVGAEAIGIEKIVGAFLTGLAVNDVIGDGPVKEKVEFVGTVLFIPIFFVDMGLLLDLKAFKDILGAIEIPLAILAALLLCKFLAACIAKLVFRYSWTETITMWSLSLPQVAATLAAALIAFQAEIINEQVFNSVILLMLVTSIAGPLITARFAPQLTTGDLPEAEPEPDLALKIKDKYRVVVPIYNPQTQRYLIELASLLAKKNQGKIVPLAIAKAESHLDSPQLELDFQRCTKLLTQAESIAAELNISVQPELRVEYDIAQGITHASREVNADLIILGFSRLTGFRSRFFGSVTDSILWSAHCSVVVARFQTSPLAIRRILVPVESINPVGLRPVHFVKNLIISKETEITLLHVCPARTAKERKANLHQRLETVADKFLAQATVDVKVTAQNNFVREILTASRTHELVILRSQRQRVGVDSLALGATTKPLLENLNCSIILLGEL; this is encoded by the coding sequence ATGGAATCCATCTCGGAAACGATACGAGAACCGATCTTTACCTTTGCTCTACTGTTAGCAATTATCTTAGTAGTACCACCAATTTTTGAAAAAATTAAGCTGCCTGGGCTAGTGGGCTTATTGGCGGCGGGAGTATTATTTGGCTCTAGTGGCTTGGGTTTACTCGACAGTAAATCAGAAACTATGATTTTGTTGGCAGACATCGGTAAAATTTATCTGATGTTTGTGGCAGGATTAGAAATTGACTTGGAACAGTTTCGACGTACCAAAAATCGCTCCCTAACCTTTGGTTTCGCTACCTTTGCCGTTCCTTTGATTGGAGGTATTTTAGTCGGACGAGTATTTGGTTTTAGTTGGAATACCGCTGTTTTAATCGGTTCTTTGTTGGCTTCTCATACCCTGCTGGCGTATCCCATTGTCAGGCGTTTAGGGGTAGTGAATAATGAAGCTGTTACGGTCACTATCGGCGCAACAATTTTTACCGATATCGGTGCGTTATTGGTTTTGGCGATCTGTTTGGGCGTAAATCAAGGAGATTTCAGCGCAGTAGATCTAGGCATCTTATTAGGCTCTTTGGCACTCTATACGTTAGTGGTGTTATTTGGCTTAGATCGTTTAGGAAGAGAGTTCTTCCGCCGTTCTAAAAATGACCAGAGTAATCAGTTTCTGTTTATCTTATTATCTTTATTTGTAGCTTCAGTAGGAGCAGAAGCGATCGGCATTGAGAAAATTGTCGGCGCATTTTTAACTGGTTTGGCAGTTAACGATGTGATTGGAGATGGTCCTGTAAAAGAAAAGGTGGAGTTTGTCGGTACGGTCTTATTTATTCCCATTTTCTTTGTTGATATGGGCTTGCTGCTCGATCTTAAGGCATTTAAAGATATTTTAGGAGCGATTGAGATTCCTCTGGCAATTTTGGCTGCTTTATTGCTGTGTAAATTTTTGGCAGCCTGTATCGCTAAATTAGTCTTTCGCTATAGTTGGACTGAGACTATAACCATGTGGTCGCTATCTTTGCCCCAAGTGGCTGCTACTTTGGCTGCTGCTTTAATTGCTTTTCAGGCAGAAATCATCAATGAACAGGTTTTTAACAGCGTTATTCTCTTAATGCTGGTGACTTCAATCGCTGGCCCTTTAATTACTGCTCGTTTTGCGCCTCAGTTAACTACTGGCGATCTGCCAGAGGCTGAACCAGAACCTGATTTGGCTCTCAAAATAAAAGACAAATATCGAGTTGTCGTCCCAATTTATAATCCGCAAACACAGCGTTATTTAATCGAGCTGGCATCTTTACTAGCCAAGAAAAATCAGGGCAAAATTGTCCCTCTAGCGATCGCCAAAGCAGAATCTCATCTAGATTCTCCACAACTTGAGCTTGATTTCCAGCGTTGCACTAAGCTACTAACTCAAGCAGAGTCAATCGCCGCCGAGCTTAATATTTCCGTTCAGCCTGAGTTAAGGGTGGAATATGATATTGCCCAGGGAATTACCCACGCTAGTCGCGAAGTCAACGCTGATTTAATTATTTTAGGATTTAGCCGTTTAACTGGTTTTCGTTCTCGCTTTTTTGGTTCGGTGACCGACAGTATCCTCTGGTCGGCTCACTGTTCCGTAGTTGTCGCTCGTTTTCAAACTTCACCCCTAGCCATTAGACGTATCCTTGTACCAGTAGAAAGTATTAATCCTGTTGGTTTACGTCCAGTACATTTTGTTAAAAACTTAATTATTAGCAAAGAAACCGAAATAACTCTACTTCATGTTTGTCCTGCTCGTACTGCTAAAGAGCGTAAAGCTAATCTTCACCAGCGTTTAGAGACAGTGGCAGACAAGTTTTTGGCACAAGCAACGGTCGATGTCAAAGTTACTGCGCAAAACAATTTTGTGAGAGAAATCTTGACTGCTAGTCGTACTCATGAACTAGTAATTTTGCGATCGCAGCGTCAGCGTGTTGGTGTAGATAGTTTGGCTTTGGGTGCGACAACTAAACCTTTGCTAGAGAATTTAAACTGCTCAATTATTTTATTAGGAGAACTCTAG
- a CDS encoding ABC transporter ATP-binding protein/permease, whose translation MSSWRNIVGYFSKYKAIAIFSIAASSLFEIIDLIVPYTIGQILNVLSSQPLDKPLARFITVVQNLGNFPPGKWLSLGVLLGIIFVVTVVRSPIQPWIGVWHHWAIALKARRDNFNKVVGKILTLPLSYYDENNPGRIAGRIARGIENHTWTYPEVAGQLIPKLARILGIFVMILFIDARIAIAFFASFVVILTYTLKDLRVLIAKEELLDKHQENTESRTSEIITNIKTVKSFATEAQEYQRQQQRLEREFKYVTYRIHRGYVNLITWSRTVIQTCVFLILLFTLIPTVRGNITLGHFVTTLTVSSMAYAELEPISQLAEIFARRYASMRRLHDFMQLDVGADAASLVIEDAADNPYQFDGKLEFSHLSFGYNRDRPILHDINLLIEPYQTVALVGRSGSGKSTLVKLLFRYFEPHQGAIKIDGENIGNLDIARYRRRLAIVHQDVDIFNGTVWDNLTYGNPQVDREQVKQACLIARVDEFIHDLPQGYLTIVGERGVRLSGGQKQRLGIARALIVDPDILIFDEATSSLDYESERSIQLAMKSILGTRTTIIIAHRLSTIREADKIVVLDAGKIIEVGSHAELLSQGGIYHRLHSLQETGEVFN comes from the coding sequence ATGTCTTCTTGGCGCAATATTGTTGGTTATTTTAGCAAGTATAAAGCGATCGCGATTTTTAGCATTGCTGCTTCTAGTCTGTTTGAAATTATCGATCTGATAGTTCCCTATACTATTGGACAAATTTTAAATGTACTGTCTTCACAGCCTTTAGATAAACCTTTGGCGCGTTTCATTACTGTGGTGCAAAACCTAGGGAATTTTCCGCCTGGCAAGTGGTTGTCCCTGGGTGTCTTGTTAGGCATAATTTTTGTGGTTACAGTAGTGCGATCGCCGATTCAGCCGTGGATTGGTGTGTGGCATCATTGGGCAATTGCCCTCAAAGCTAGGCGAGATAATTTTAATAAGGTGGTAGGCAAGATTCTCACCCTACCTCTAAGCTATTACGATGAGAATAATCCTGGGCGGATTGCAGGTAGAATTGCACGGGGAATCGAAAATCATACCTGGACGTATCCTGAAGTTGCGGGGCAGTTAATTCCCAAATTAGCGCGGATTCTGGGTATCTTTGTGATGATTTTATTTATTGACGCGAGAATTGCGATCGCTTTTTTTGCTTCTTTTGTCGTAATTTTGACCTACACCTTAAAAGATTTACGGGTTCTGATTGCCAAAGAAGAATTATTAGACAAACATCAGGAGAATACTGAAAGCCGTACCTCGGAAATTATTACCAATATTAAAACTGTTAAGTCTTTCGCTACGGAGGCTCAAGAGTATCAACGACAGCAACAACGTTTGGAGCGCGAGTTTAAATATGTCACCTATCGTATTCATCGGGGTTATGTTAATCTAATTACTTGGTCACGCACCGTAATTCAAACTTGTGTCTTTTTAATTTTGCTATTTACGCTGATCCCCACCGTGAGAGGCAATATTACCCTGGGACACTTTGTTACTACCCTGACGGTTTCCAGTATGGCTTATGCGGAACTTGAACCTATTAGCCAGTTAGCCGAAATATTTGCCCGTCGTTATGCCTCCATGCGCAGATTACACGACTTTATGCAGCTTGATGTTGGGGCAGATGCCGCCAGTTTAGTAATAGAAGATGCAGCAGATAATCCTTATCAGTTTGATGGCAAATTAGAATTTAGTCATCTTAGCTTTGGTTACAATCGCGATCGCCCAATTTTGCACGATATTAACCTATTAATAGAACCCTATCAAACTGTTGCTCTAGTGGGTCGTTCTGGCTCAGGAAAGTCTACTCTGGTTAAATTGCTATTTCGCTATTTTGAACCCCATCAGGGAGCGATTAAAATTGATGGCGAGAATATTGGCAACCTTGATATTGCTCGTTATCGTCGCCGTCTAGCAATTGTCCATCAGGACGTGGATATTTTTAACGGTACAGTTTGGGATAATCTCACCTATGGTAATCCCCAGGTAGATCGCGAACAGGTAAAACAAGCTTGTCTAATTGCCCGAGTTGATGAATTTATCCACGATCTACCTCAAGGTTACCTAACAATAGTTGGCGAACGTGGAGTCAGACTTTCGGGGGGACAAAAGCAGCGACTGGGTATTGCTAGAGCCTTAATCGTCGATCCTGATATTTTGATTTTTGATGAGGCGACATCTAGCTTAGATTACGAGTCGGAGCGTTCAATTCAGCTAGCAATGAAGTCAATTCTAGGTACTCGCACCACCATAATTATTGCTCATCGTCTTAGTACAATTCGCGAAGCAGATAAAATCGTGGTGTTGGATGCAGGTAAAATTATCGAAGTTGGCAGCCACGCCGAATTATTAAGTCAGGGTGGCATTTATCACCGTCTTCATTCTTTACAAGAGACAGGAGAAGTTTTTAACTAG
- a CDS encoding SLC13 family permease yields MTIFLTLGVVVAALICFITEWLPVDITALCIAVVLIVLGLVTPDEGIAGFGNSATITVMAMFILSAGITRTGVVQVFRDLLLKWGGKSVTRQILVMGILVGPISAFINNTAVVAIFLPIVEEWCKKRGISPSKLLMPLSFVTVLGGMITVIGTSTNVLASGIAKDLGYGEFGLFQFSALGIITFLIGLAYLALIAPRLLPNRKNLTSDLVSEGYGLEDYVTEVIVSPTSKLIGQTFRSAQLQRDSQVDVLEIIRDRERLPQPVTSRTIRAEDILLVRGKTDDVLKIRAEQGLDILPDVKFNQKTLATELNSSDEGVAEVLILSNSRLIGSTLKDLRFRQRYNLTVLALRRGEELLRERLGRVPLKFGDLLLVQGDKQSLLGLQTTRELLVIEQKEPEAIRRDKAWLAIAIILGVVLIAAFDLLPILVSALMGVVLMIVTGVIKPGEVYGAVRWDVIFLLAGLIPLGTAMENSGATKWLADNLMVLGGNFSGYWILLFFYIITSLLTEILSNNATVVLLLPIAAEVAKALSLSPISLMFAVTFAASNSFMTPIGYQTNTMVYGPGGYKFWDFFRVGAPLNLLMTIFTPLLIMWLYGL; encoded by the coding sequence ATGACTATATTTCTGACATTAGGTGTGGTGGTAGCCGCCTTAATTTGCTTTATTACTGAATGGCTACCAGTAGATATTACGGCTCTCTGTATCGCAGTAGTTCTAATTGTCTTGGGGTTGGTTACTCCTGATGAAGGTATTGCAGGATTTGGTAATTCTGCCACTATTACCGTGATGGCAATGTTTATTCTGAGCGCTGGCATTACGCGTACTGGAGTAGTTCAAGTTTTTCGCGATTTACTCCTAAAGTGGGGCGGGAAAAGTGTTACTCGTCAGATTCTAGTCATGGGGATACTGGTCGGGCCTATCTCAGCCTTTATTAACAATACGGCAGTAGTAGCGATCTTTCTGCCGATTGTCGAAGAATGGTGTAAAAAACGGGGTATATCTCCTTCTAAACTTTTAATGCCCTTATCTTTTGTCACAGTTTTAGGCGGGATGATTACTGTGATCGGAACATCAACTAACGTTTTAGCCAGTGGTATTGCTAAAGATTTGGGCTATGGAGAATTCGGTCTCTTTCAGTTTAGCGCCCTAGGTATTATCACCTTTCTCATCGGTTTAGCTTATCTGGCTTTGATTGCCCCACGTCTATTACCCAATCGCAAAAATCTGACAAGTGATTTGGTTAGTGAAGGTTATGGCTTAGAAGACTATGTAACTGAAGTGATTGTTTCTCCTACTTCTAAATTGATTGGTCAAACCTTTCGCTCGGCGCAATTACAGCGGGATTCTCAGGTAGATGTATTAGAAATCATTCGAGATCGAGAGCGTTTGCCTCAACCTGTAACCAGTCGAACTATTCGCGCCGAGGATATTCTGTTGGTGCGAGGTAAGACCGATGATGTGCTGAAAATTAGAGCAGAGCAAGGATTAGATATCTTACCCGATGTTAAATTCAATCAAAAAACCTTAGCCACAGAGTTAAATTCAAGTGATGAAGGAGTTGCCGAGGTTTTGATCTTGTCTAACTCTCGTTTGATCGGTTCAACTCTCAAAGATTTACGTTTTCGTCAGCGTTACAACCTGACAGTCTTAGCTCTGCGTCGTGGAGAAGAATTACTTAGAGAGAGATTAGGTAGAGTCCCACTAAAATTTGGCGATTTATTATTAGTCCAAGGAGACAAACAAAGTTTACTCGGTTTACAAACTACCAGAGAACTATTAGTTATCGAACAAAAAGAGCCAGAAGCAATTCGTCGTGATAAAGCCTGGCTGGCGATCGCGATCATTTTGGGAGTAGTTTTAATCGCTGCGTTTGACTTATTACCAATCTTGGTCAGTGCTTTAATGGGAGTTGTATTGATGATTGTAACAGGAGTTATCAAGCCTGGGGAAGTTTATGGTGCTGTACGTTGGGACGTAATTTTTCTCTTGGCTGGATTAATTCCTTTGGGTACAGCAATGGAAAACTCTGGGGCAACAAAATGGCTAGCGGATAATTTGATGGTATTAGGTGGTAATTTTAGCGGTTATTGGATTTTATTATTTTTCTATATAATTACTTCTTTGTTGACAGAAATACTTTCTAATAATGCCACTGTAGTGCTATTACTGCCGATCGCTGCCGAAGTAGCCAAAGCTCTCAGTCTTAGTCCGATATCATTGATGTTTGCCGTAACGTTTGCCGCTTCTAATAGCTTTATGACTCCTATTGGTTACCAGACCAATACTATGGTTTATGGCCCTGGTGGTTATAAATTTTGGGACTTTTTCCGCGTTGGCGCACCTTTGAATTTGCTCATGACAATTTTCACACCTTTACTAATTATGTGGCTCTATGGGCTGTAA
- a CDS encoding class I SAM-dependent methyltransferase encodes MDLTIKDSKEFPTSDNTQKHSSNCRFCGTSLKHTFVDLGMSPLCESYVSSEQRNQMEPFYPLHVYVCDRCFLVQLEAYVTPKHIFTEYAYFSSYADSWLQHAKTYTDLMIERFHLNEQSHVVELASNDGYLLQYFVEKQIPCLGIEPAANVAQVAIEKGVPTLIEFFGVKSALRLVEQGKQADLLLGNNVLAQVPDVNDFVAGMKILLKPEGVITVEFPHLMCLMAENQFDTIYHEHFSYFSFITTQKIFAAHSLTLFDVEELSTHGGSLRIYACHQEDKSKTVSDRAMELLKREREAGFTEMSCYANFGEQVKETKRKLLDFLIKVRREGKTVVGYGAPGKGNTLLNYCGIRADFIDYTVDRNPYKQGKFLPGTHIPIYHPDKILETKPDYVLILPWNFKDEIIKQMSSIRDWGGQFVVPIPEVKIY; translated from the coding sequence ATGGATCTAACGATTAAAGACAGCAAAGAATTCCCAACAAGCGATAACACACAAAAACACAGCTCGAATTGTCGATTTTGCGGAACTTCTCTCAAGCATACGTTTGTCGATCTGGGCATGTCGCCGTTGTGTGAAAGTTACGTAAGTTCCGAACAGCGCAACCAGATGGAACCGTTTTATCCGCTTCACGTATATGTATGCGATCGATGTTTCCTGGTGCAACTGGAAGCCTATGTAACCCCAAAACATATTTTTACCGAATATGCTTACTTTTCTTCTTATGCTGACTCCTGGTTACAGCACGCCAAAACTTATACAGATTTAATGATAGAACGGTTTCACTTAAACGAACAAAGTCATGTTGTTGAGTTAGCTAGTAACGATGGTTATCTATTGCAGTATTTTGTTGAAAAACAGATTCCCTGTTTGGGAATTGAACCAGCAGCCAATGTTGCCCAGGTGGCGATCGAAAAAGGAGTGCCTACTTTAATCGAGTTTTTTGGAGTCAAAAGCGCTCTAAGACTGGTCGAGCAAGGAAAACAAGCCGATTTGTTATTAGGTAATAACGTCTTAGCTCAAGTTCCAGATGTAAATGACTTCGTTGCTGGTATGAAAATTCTCCTCAAACCAGAAGGAGTCATTACCGTAGAATTTCCTCACCTGATGTGCTTAATGGCAGAAAATCAGTTTGACACGATCTACCACGAGCATTTTTCTTATTTTAGTTTTATTACCACTCAAAAGATTTTTGCAGCTCATAGTTTGACTTTATTTGATGTAGAAGAACTATCAACTCATGGTGGTTCATTGCGAATTTATGCCTGCCATCAAGAAGATAAATCCAAAACAGTTAGCGATCGCGCCATGGAGTTACTCAAACGTGAACGAGAAGCTGGTTTTACTGAAATGAGTTGCTATGCTAACTTTGGCGAACAGGTAAAAGAAACTAAACGCAAATTATTAGATTTTTTAATTAAGGTTAGACGAGAAGGAAAAACAGTCGTTGGTTATGGAGCGCCAGGTAAAGGTAACACCTTACTCAACTACTGTGGTATCCGTGCTGATTTCATTGATTATACAGTCGATCGCAACCCTTATAAACAAGGCAAGTTTTTGCCTGGAACCCATATTCCCATCTATCATCCCGACAAAATTTTAGAAACTAAACCCGATTACGTCTTGATTTTACCTTGGAATTTTAAGGATGAAATTATCAAGCAAATGTCATCAATTAGAGACTGGGGCGGGCAATTTGTCGTACCAATTCCTGAAGTGAAAATTTATTAA
- a CDS encoding PIG-L family deacetylase, with protein MLKLDFGNSLQQVLCLGAHSDDIEIGCGGTILNLIEMYPMVNITWVVFGATGEREIEALKSAENFLSFVTKKKIIVKGFKDGFFPYIGAEIKDYFEELKKEVNPDLILTHYRKDLHQDHRIISELTWNTFRNHSIWEYEIPKYDGDLGSPNLFVHLSKSICQQKIKHLMTYFQTQSNKQWFTEETFSAILRIRGIEANATEQYAEAFYCHKILF; from the coding sequence ATGCTTAAACTTGATTTTGGTAATTCACTTCAACAAGTTTTATGTCTTGGAGCGCATAGTGATGACATCGAGATTGGTTGTGGTGGTACTATTTTAAACCTAATAGAAATGTATCCCATGGTAAATATTACTTGGGTTGTTTTTGGTGCGACAGGAGAAAGAGAAATAGAAGCGCTTAAAAGTGCTGAAAACTTTCTTAGTTTTGTTACCAAAAAAAAGATCATTGTTAAGGGATTTAAAGATGGTTTTTTTCCCTATATTGGAGCCGAAATTAAAGACTACTTTGAAGAACTCAAAAAAGAAGTAAATCCCGATTTGATTTTGACTCATTACCGAAAAGATTTACATCAAGATCATCGAATTATTTCAGAATTAACTTGGAATACTTTTCGCAATCATTCAATTTGGGAATATGAAATTCCTAAATATGATGGCGATTTGGGTTCTCCCAATCTTTTTGTTCACTTGAGCAAGTCTATCTGCCAACAAAAAATTAAACATCTTATGACTTATTTTCAAACTCAAAGTAACAAACAGTGGTTTACAGAAGAAACTTTTAGTGCAATTTTAAGAATAAGAGGTATTGAAGCAAATGCGACCGAACAATATGCAGAAGCTTTTTATTGTCATAAAATATTATTTTAA